Proteins from a single region of Rhipicephalus sanguineus isolate Rsan-2018 chromosome 5, BIME_Rsan_1.4, whole genome shotgun sequence:
- the LOC119394897 gene encoding uncharacterized protein K02A2.6-like, which produces MATGGMQAAIEPFSGKNWSSWIQRLNFYFVANDVCDEQKKRALLLTLCGADTFETACALVAPKTPGEVGYADIVALLQKHFDPRPSELYSRYVFQRRDQRPEESISNYVAALRSLSADCNFGVPATTSVTSTPPAEGHAAVLANPTMLPQDVMLRDRFVCGIRDEHLQQRLFAEKDLTFQRALDLALSSESASKQQRGLKGATSSVEVHKTSQSKKESKYSAQQRRCYRCDGWHEADTCKFRTAQCRFCSKKGHIENACISKKKKNKEGNLNARQGTHMVNAQPVCYDLEDTDKCYDLHAVSGRQPCPKFLVDVKVEGRPLKFEVDTGAACSLISEATYHQTWPSNAPKLSREPLDLRTWSGEELSTLGSAQVRVRFKSKDYVLPLLIMKGTGCNLLGRDWFSALNIRVHGINQVAEPGQEIQEVLARHPDVFKEGIDGYVGPLVHLDLEEGATPKFCKARPVPLAYQEPMEEELDRLQKQGILEPTQHAEMATPLVWVRKKDGTFRVCGDYRSTVNAVVKKTAYPLPTTAEVFARLRGGTTFSTLDLYQAYQQLRVDDETAALLTVNTTKGLFKRKRRRRMICPQRPTPSIAKLRPGWTLVRRKLAMTNPAGPRSTKLHRGPNVIGVHLTDTVTPSKG; this is translated from the exons ATGGCTACTGGAGGAATGCAGGCCGCCATCGAGCCGTTTAGCGGCAAGAACTGGTCATCCTGGATCCAGCGCCTGAACTTCTACTTCGtggcgaacgacgtctgcgacgaacaaaagaagcgcgcgctcctcctgaCGCTATGCGGAGCCGACACCTTTGAAACTGCCTGCGCTCTGGTCGCGCCGAAGACTCCTGGAGAGGTGGGCTATGCCGACATAGTTGCCCTTCTGCAGAAGCACTTCGATCCACGACCGTCTGAGTTGTACAGCCGGTACGTGTTCCAGCGACGCGATCAGCGGCCGGAAGAGTCGATCAGCAACTACGTTGCAGCTCTCAGAAGCTTGTCAGCTGACTGCAACTTCGGAGTGCCAGCGACAACGTCTGTTACATCGACGCCACCGGCAGAAGGCCACGCAGCCGTTCTGGCGAACCCCACCAtgctgccccaagatgtgatgctTCGCGACAGGTTCGTGTGCGGCATCCGCGACGAGCATCTGCAGCAGCGACTGTTCGCGGAGAAAGACTTGACTTTTCAACGCGCGTTGGACTTGGCACTGTCGTCCGAAAGTGCgtcgaagcagcaacgaggacTTAAGGGAGCGACGAGCTCCGTGGAGGTGCACAAGACTTCGCAGTCTAAAAAGGAAAGCAAATATTCGGCTCAGCAACGGCGCTGCTATCGATGCGACGGCTGGCACGAGGCTGACACCTGCAAATTCAGGACAGCGCAATGCCGTTTTTGTTCCAAAAAGGGTCACATCGAGAACGCCTGCAtctccaaaaagaagaaaaacaaagaaggcaacctCAACGCCCGGCAAGGAACTCACATGGTTAACGCCCAGCCTGTGTGCTACGACCTCGAAGACACCGATAAGTGCTACGACCTACATGCCGTGAGTGGGCGACAACCCTGTCCTAAATTCCTCGTTGACGTGAAAGTCGAGGGAAGGCCCCTGAAATTCGAAGTGGACACGGGCGCCGCATGTTCTCTCATCAGTGAGGCTACCTACCACCAAACGTGGCCATCGAACGCCCCAAAGCTTTCGAGAGAACCCCTAGACTTACGCACCTGGTCAGGGGAAGAACTTAGCACCCTCGGTTCGGCACaagttcgtgtgcgtttcaaGTCAAAGGACTACGTGCTGCCCCTGCTGATAATGAAAGGGACTGGGTGCAACCTGCTCGGACGTGACTGGTTTTCAGCACTGAACATCCGTGTTCACGGAATAAACCAGGTCGCTGAACCAGGTCAAGAGATCCAGGAGGTTCTCGCACGCCATCCTGATGTATTTAAGGAAGGTATCGACGGCTACGTGGGTCCATTGGTTCACTTGGACTTGGAAGAAGGCGCTACACCCAAGTTTTGCAAGGCACGTCCAGTGCCCCTAGCTTACCAAGAGCCTAtggaggaagagctcgaccgcctgcaaaaacaaggcatcCTGGAGCCGACGCAACATGCCGAAATGGCCACACCTTTGGTGtgggtgcgcaaaaaggatggaacaTTTCGCGTTTGTGGGGATTACAGGAGCACAGTTAACGCGGTGGTCAAGAAGACGGCGTACCCACTGCCGACAACTGCGGAGGTGTTCGCAAGGTTGCgtggtgggacgacattttcgaCGCTAGACCTGTACCAGGCCTATCAGCAGCTAAGAGTGGACGACGAGACAGCCGCATTGCTCACCGTCAACACCACCAAAGGACTGTTCAAA CGGAAGCGCCGCCGCCGCATGATCTGCCCACAACGCCCAACTCCGAGCATAGCGAAGCTGAGGCCGGGCTGGACACTTGTGCGACGCAAGCTCGCGATGACCAACCCAGCGGGTCCGCGCAGCACCAAACTGCACCGAGGCCCCAACGTGATCGGCGTCCACCTGACCGATACGGTGACCCCGTCTAAGGGGTAA